In bacterium, the genomic stretch AGAGATTTCTTCGAAAAGTTGATCTTTGAAATCATAGAGCCTGCATTTACCAAAGAGTTCGCACTTGTAACCAACCCCACCGCAAACAATTGCCATACGGACATACCAAGGATTGCATATATTGGGTAAGGGGCCCCAGTTTTGCCGATATTGAATACCTGAGATTTACTCAGTATCATGTAGGTAGCGACTATTGCGATGGGATTAATTAGGAGCCAAAGGAGACCTGCGATTGACTGCTTGTACATCGCGAACATATCACGTTTAAGAATCTGAATGGTAAGCCACCTATTTGCTATAACTTCTCGAAAAATCTCCTTGACAATACCTATTCTGCCTTGTCTGAGACAGTTGTCGGGGTGATAAGATACCTTAATATTCATGCATGCATTTCCTAAGTTGTATGAAGTGTTGACATACATTGATGCAGTGCCCATAATGTAAGTTAGGGCATATCTGTATTATAGACAGATCAGTGTCAAAACTCAAATGCGTAAATCCATAATTGCTCATTGTCAAAGAAATAATCTTCCGCAATCTGTCGCTCTGAGGCGGCAACTATCGCGGTAACCACTCACTGCGCCCAAGATAACGTGACTTGATCCTTACTAATATACTCTGAGCTGTTACTCAAATCCAATATGGCAATAATCGTGTGATATGGAATATTATGGCTGTGCAACTTGAACATCAGCAAGCTTCATAATTAATGGAGGCACATATGAGCAAATATCTGATAACCGGTGGAGCTGGTTTTATTGGAAGCAACATCGCCGAAGAGTTAGTTAGGCAAGGCGAAAACGTGCGTGTGCTTGACAATTTCTCCACTGGACTCCACAGCAATCTCGCTTGTGTAGAAGACAATATCGAGATCATTGATGGAGACCTTCGCGATCCCGAAACGTTGCAATTGGCTGTTCATGGAGTTGACTATGTGCTTCACCAAGGAGCTTTACCTTCAGTACCACGATCGATTGAAGCACCATTTACCTCAAATGCAGTAAATGTGGATGGGACTCTGAACCTGCTGATTGCGGCAAGGCACGCCGGTGTGAAGCGGCTGGTTATGGCATCGTCATCGTCTGTTTATGGCGACACACCCACACTGCCGAAACGGGAAGATATGATGCTAAGTCCGCTTTCGCCCTATGGAGTGTCAAAGCTAGCCGCAGAGCAGTATTGCATGGCATTTTATGCTTCATATGGATTTGAGACTGTTGCCTTGCGGTATTTTAATGTCTTCGGACCACGGCAGAACCCTATGTCCCAGTACGCCGCTGTAATTCCGCTTTTCATTATGTCAGCACATACCGGAACACAGCCCACAATCTATGGAACAGGCGAGCAGTCGAGAGATTTTACCTATGTAGACAATGTGGTTGAGGCAAACATACTCGCTGCAACAAAGCCAAAAGCAGCCGGAAAGATATTTAACATTGCGGCAGGAGGAACTAATACGCTCCTCAACGTTCTTGCACTTATAAGCAGTCTTCATGGTGAACAGCTCATCCCTAAACACGAGCCGCAACGCACTGGTGATATAATGTACTCATACGCAGACATATCACGCGCACAAGAAATACTAGATTTCAAGGTAAAAATCGGGTTCGAGGAAGGGCTAGCTAAAACCTATAGCTGGTTCAAACAAAATTGTAAACAGCAAGAATGCTGCTGATAGATACGATAGAGTCAAAAACGGTTGGTATAGTCGCCTTTAGCCACATCGGCTTTCATCAGGCTATTGTGTTTACCAACGGAGACTTCAATCGATGCAGATTATAAAAATGGAGTTACGTCAATGAAATCGCCTATGCTGATGTCATATCAGATTGATTATGTGAAACGGCACTGCAGGACGGTGATACGGTACCTGACGCCGAAAAAAATAATAAACATATTACGAAACACCTTAGAGATGCGTGCGTGCAAAACTGTTTTGAAAAGTCGTCCCCTATCCGTCAAAGTCGAGGCCTCAGCAATGTGCCAGCTGCACTGCCCAGGGTGTTCGTGGCATAAGGATGGCAATGGTCCGACCCTACCAGAAAACCTTAGACTCTCTTACAATGATTTTGTAAAGATAATGGAACCAATAGTTGATACTACTGTCTCTGTCAGTTTTAGTCTTCGCGGTGACGCATTCACCAATCCTGAAGTCTTTGATATGATCAGATACTGCCATGATCACAACATTGGATCGGAAGTACCTTCCAATCTATCTTACAAGTTTTCCGACAGCGATCTGATGAAAATTATAGACAGCAAACTTGACCACCTTATAGTGGCGGTAGACGGAACCACGCAGGAGGTCTACGAAAAGTATCGCAGAGGTGGAAAATTGAACTGGGTGCTCGATAACAGCAGAAGGCTGATCGAACTCAAGAAAAAGGTTGGTTCCCATACACCACTGATGGAATGCAAGTTCGTTGTCTTTAGGCACAACAAGCATCAGTACGATGATGCAAAACAACTCAGTCAAGAAATTGGATTCGACCGGTTCAGTTCTGTTCTCGACCATGGAGATCCGGATCGTTTGAAATTCCGCGCCGATAAGTTAGAGCATCTAGATCGGACACATAAACCATGTTTTTGGGTCTACAGGACTGCTATCATTTGTT encodes the following:
- a CDS encoding SDR family oxidoreductase; protein product: MSKYLITGGAGFIGSNIAEELVRQGENVRVLDNFSTGLHSNLACVEDNIEIIDGDLRDPETLQLAVHGVDYVLHQGALPSVPRSIEAPFTSNAVNVDGTLNLLIAARHAGVKRLVMASSSSVYGDTPTLPKREDMMLSPLSPYGVSKLAAEQYCMAFYASYGFETVALRYFNVFGPRQNPMSQYAAVIPLFIMSAHTGTQPTIYGTGEQSRDFTYVDNVVEANILAATKPKAAGKIFNIAAGGTNTLLNVLALISSLHGEQLIPKHEPQRTGDIMYSYADISRAQEILDFKVKIGFEEGLAKTYSWFKQNCKQQECC
- a CDS encoding SPASM domain-containing protein, whose amino-acid sequence is MEPIVDTTVSVSFSLRGDAFTNPEVFDMIRYCHDHNIGSEVPSNLSYKFSDSDLMKIIDSKLDHLIVAVDGTTQEVYEKYRRGGKLNWVLDNSRRLIELKKKVGSHTPLMECKFVVFRHNKHQYDDAKQLSQEIGFDRFSSVLDHGDPDRLKFRADKLEHLDRTHKPCFWVYRTAIICCDGMVCPCCSDKFNMGNAISDNILTVWNGAKYQALRQMFVTGKPTDDNSKGCIGCPSFWGTKHYMKQTTD